A DNA window from Gasterosteus aculeatus chromosome 16, fGasAcu3.hap1.1, whole genome shotgun sequence contains the following coding sequences:
- the myo10l3 gene encoding unconventional myosin-X isoform X3, with protein METFFCEGARVWLMHKEQLLPSTVSSSDHSSLVLTTDYGKAIYLQTAELNRETLYPMHPSSIHGVEDMSTLAELHEAAIMHNLFLRYSKDDIYTNIGSILAAVNPYKPIAGLYDADAVDLYSKHQMGELPPHIFAVANECYRCLWKRHDSQCVLISGESGAGKTESTKLLLKFLSVMSQNSAGAPLTERTTRVEQALVQSSPIMEAFGNAKTVYNNNSSRFGKFIQLHFSQNGNIQGGCIIDYLLEKNRVVRQNPGERNYHIFYSLLAGADKDHRDMFLLSEGPESYHYLSQSGCVEDGSLDDKQLFDSVMAALSVMEFTEEEIRDVFKLLSAVLQMGNIEFMTAGGAQITSKGVVSNVSELLGLDSFQLSEVLTQRSMILRGEEICSPLTVEQAVDSRDSVAMALYSQCFSWIIMRINQKIKGKDNFKSIGILDIFGFENFEVNRFEQFNINYANEKLQEYFNKHIFSLEQLEYNREGIQWEAIDWMDNAECLDLIEKKLGMLALINEESRFPKGTDYTLLEKLHSRHATNPYYVKPRVTDHQFGIKHYAGEVLYDVRGILEKNRDTFRDDILFILKDSRLDFIYDLFERVGSRNGDETLKMGTARRKPTVSSQFRDSLHSLMATLSSSNPFFVRCIKPNMDKKANQFAPDVVLNQLRYSGMLETVKIRRAGFPVRRTFQDFYSRYKIILNNKIHSGEEKQSCSELLTLHDKAKTEWQLGKTKVFLKEALEQRLEKEREEVRRRAGMVIRAHILSYVARKRYKRVQSCVVTIQKNYRAHFWRRVFLRLRFAAVVLQKHRRGQLARSLLRQLREEKQKREEEEEERRRTEEEEERKRVEEERRRMEEERKRQEEERRREEEERRWLVEREMKRQGEEEEAMRREKLRLMEDEEEGQEMAAKADEQRHSLANGVCQKKELSQSLSHSHTSEEESRQMEEILRLEREIERLQKQQEDGVSLLGDVSHEELRQMRDAEIYRLEKEASRVATEFLDLLDFGGLEPSLSSEENLHDPAESTAPLAEEEVDEGFHAEEECVPLPDFPPPAAVPLDKAVFRSIPPPPPAFAEGLVVVAASSSASSAPPAKLSPLTPNGLSRGPALTDSRTSRPPALPPGVTNGEMAPCHRASRGSDFEPASGEAPHPNLPDGESDYDQEEFEEAHGSSGHVTDEEVLRKSSCTQNSLDSFRGSSDSFIDSDEDNDGYVDTDEEVSNGKVNVLNGSGPPYFHGYLYMKSGLMIPWRRRWCVLKDETFMWFRAKQDSVKSGWLYKKGGGMSTLSRRNWKMRWFVLRESKLMYFDNDSEEKLKGTIDVRTAKEIVDNHEKENALNVVTEERTYHIYAESPEDASGWFNVLSRVHSASQEQLMEMHHEQANPKNAVGTLDVGLIDSVCASDNPDRPNSFVIITANRVIHCNTNTPEEMHHWIGLLQKSKGDCKVDGQEFLVRGWLHKEMKSGAKSSSLKLKKRWFVLTTNSLDYYKSSERTASKLGTLVLNSLCSVVQPDEKVFKDTGYWNIIVHGRKHSYRLYTKMLNEAMRWANAIQGAIDSKVPIETPTQQLIRDIKESSLNVEAVEQTYWRNPILRYTQHPLHSPLLPLPYGDVRILLQKEKGYTSLQDEAVKIFNSLQEMEAVSDPVPIIQGILQTCQDLRPLRDEVYCQLIKQTNHVPHPNSPANRAHWHLLACMCCTFLPSRGILRYLKFHIKRIKELFPGTEIEMFAHFIGESVKKTKNREFVPSQEEIMALLTRQEMTTTVYCHGGGSCKISINSHTTAGEVVEKLIRGLAMEDSRNMFALFEHNDTIDRAVESRVLVADVLAKFERHAGSEDAEDEGQWKLYFKLYCFLDVESMLKEGVEFAFMFEQAHESLTRGHFPAREETLQHLAALRLQFLFGDKAKVAWSLESVYPVGRLRSRILQFTKVGGASGSGQTLERRRTSFLDGTLRRGLKTGSMKKQRMEEEQMLEMWIKEEMSSTRASIVEKWSRLSGLDQHQAMLRYMTVIKEWPGYGSTLFDVECKEGGFPHDLWLSVSAENVSVYKRGEPKPLETFPYEHIIFFGAPQPCTYKITVDEREMLFETPQVGEITKIMKAYINMIVKKRCSVKSVSSYGTNWIR; from the exons GCGATCTACCTGCAGACGGCCGAGCTGAACCGGGAGACGCTTTACCCGATGCACCCCAGCAGCATCCATGGAGTGGAGGACATGTCCACGCTGGCCGAGCTGCACGAAGCTGCCATCATGCACAACCTCTTCCTGCGCTACAGTAAAGACGACATCTAC ACCAACATCGGCTCCATCCTGGCCGCCGTGAACCCCTACAAGCCGATAGCGGGCCTGTATGACGCCGACGCCGTCGACCTGTACAGCAAACACCAGATGGGGGAGCTTCCTCCTCACATCTTCGCCGTGGCCAACGAGTGTTACCGCTGTCTGTGGAAGAGACACGACAGCCAGTGCGTCCTCATCAG CGGGGAGAGCGGCGCCGGGAAGACGGAGAGCACTAAGCTGCTGCTGAAGTTTCTCTCGGTGATGAGTCAAAACTCGGCTGGCGCTCCGCTGACGGAGAGGACCACCAGGGTGGAGCAGGCGCTCGTCCAGAGCAG TCCCATCATGGAGGCCTTCGGCAACGCTAAGACTGTGTACAACAACAACTCCAGTCGCTTTGGCAAGTTCATCCAGCTTCACTTTTCCCAGAACGGAAACATTCAGGGAGGCTGCATCATCGACT ATTTGCTGGAAAAG AACCGAGTCGTTCGACAAAATCCCGGAGAGAGAAACTACCATATTTTTTATTCTCTGTTAGCGGGAGCTGACAAAGACCACAGAG ACATGTTCCTCCTGTCGGAGGGTCCCGAGTCGTATCACTACCTCAGCCAGTCGGGCTGCGTTGAGGATGGAAGCCTGGATGACAAGCAGCTCTTTGACAGTGTGATG GCGGCCCTGAGTGTGATGGAGTTCACTGAGGAGGAGATTAGAGACGTGTTTAAGTTGCTGTCGGCTGTCCTCCAGATGGGGAACATTGAATTCATGACTGCTGGTGGAGCTCAGATCACTTCCAAAGGAG TTGTCAGCAACGTCAGCGAGCTGCTCGGCCTGGACTCCTTCCAGCTCTCGGAGGTGTTGACCCAGCGCTCCATGATcctcagaggagaggagatttgCTCGCCGCTCACCGTGGAGCAG GCAGTGGACTCGCGGgactctgttgccatggcactTTATTCTCAGTGTTTCTCCTGGATCATAATGAGGATCAACCAAAAGATCAAAGGCAAAGATAACTTCAAGTCCATCGGCATCCTGGACATCTTCGGCTTTGAGAACTTTGAG GTGAACCGGTTTGAGCAGTTTAACATCAACTACGCCAACGAGAAACTCCAGGAGTATTTCAACAAGCACATCTTCTCGCTGGAGCAGCTCGAGTACAACAG GGAGGGGATCCAGTGGGAGGCCATAGACTGGATGGATAACGCGGAGTGTCTGGATCTCATAGAAAAG AAGCTGGGCATGTTGGCTCTTATCAATGAAGAGAGTCGCTTCCCCAAAGGCACGGACTACACCCTTCTGGAGAAACTGCACAGCCGACATGCa ACAAACCCGTACTATGTCAAACCCCGAGTGACCGACCACCAGTTTGGCATCAAGCACTACGCCGGAGAG GTGCTTTACGATGTGCGTGGGATCCTGGAGAAGAACCGAGACACCTTTAGAGACGACATCTTGTTCATTCTCAAGGACAGCAG GCTTGACTTCATCTACGACCTCTTCGAGCGCGTCGGCAGCAGGAACGGCGATGAGACCTTAAAAATGGGCACGGCGCGACGCAAGCCCACCGTCAGCTCTCAGTTCAGG GACTCGCTTCATTCCCTGATGGCAACACTCAGTTCCTCCAACCCCTTTTTTGTTCGCTGCATCAAACCAAACATGGACAAG AAAGCCAACCAGTTTGCTCCTGATGTGGTCCTCAACCAGCTGAGATACTCTGGGATGCTCGAAACTGTGAAGATCCGCAGGGCTGGATTCCCAGTCCGTAGAACCTTTCAGGATTTCTACAGCAG GTACAAGATTATCCTGAATAACAAAATCCACTCAGGCGAAGAGAAGCAGAGCTGCTCTGAGCTCCTCACACTTCACGACAAAGCCAAGACAGAGTGGCAACTGGGGAAGACAAAG GTGTTCCTGAAGGAGGCCCTGGAGCAAaggctggagaaggagagggaggaggtgcgGCGCAGGGCCGGCATGGTGATCCGCGCCCACATCCTCAGCTATGTGGCAAG GAAGCGATACAAGAGGGTTCAGTCCTGCGTCGTCACAATCCAGAAGAACTACCGCGCTCACTTTTGGAGACGCGTCTTCCTGCGGCTGCGCTTCGCCGCCGTCGTCCTGCAGAAACACCGCCGAGGCCAGCTGGCCCGATCCCTCCTCCGCCAACTCagggaggagaaacagaagcgggaggaggaggaggaggagaggaggaggacggaagaggaagaggagaggaagcgagtagaggaggagaggaggaggatggaggaggagaggaaacggcaggaggaggagagacgaagggaggaagaggagagacggTGGCTTGTGGAAAGGGAGATGAAGAGGcagggtgaagaggaggaggcgatgaGGCGAGAGAAACTGAGACTGatggaggacgaagaggaaggGCAGGAAATGGCAGCTAAAGCAGACGAGCAACG tcactCCCTGGCAAACGGCGTCTGTCAGAAg AAGGAGCTCTCCCAGTCTCTGTCCCACAGCCACACCTCCGAGGAGGAGAGCCGTCAGATGGAGGAGATCCTGCGGCTGGAGAGGGAGATCGAGCGTctgcagaagcagcaggaggacggcGTGTCCCTCCTCGGGGACGTCTCCCACGAGGAGCTGCGGCAGATGAGAGACGCAGAGATCTACAGGCTGGAGAAGGAAGCTTCCCGGGTGGCCACCGAGTTTCTGGATCTGCTGGACTTTGGGGGCCTGGAGCCGTCCCTCTCCAGCGAGGAGAACCTCCATGACCCGGCGGAATCCACGGCCCCTCtggccgaggaggaggtggacgagggCTTCCACGCCGAGGAGGAGTGCGTTCCGTTACCTGACTTCCCGCCTCCGGCCGCAGTTCCTCTGGACAAGGCAGTATTTCGAAGtatcccccctcctccgcccgccTTCGCAGAAGGACTTGTCGTCGTCGCCgcctcctcttctgcctcctctgccccACCGGCAAAGCTCTCCCCACTTACCCCCAACGGACTGAGCCGTGGCCCTGCTCTCACAGACTCCCGGACCTCCAGACCTCCTGCTCTTCCCCCCGGAGTCACGAACGGAGAAATGGCACCGTGCCACAGAGCCAGCAGGGGGTCGGACTTTGAGCCTGCGAGCGGGGAGGCGCCCCACCCGAACCTGCCGGACGGCGAGTCCGACTACGACCAGGAGGAGTTCGAGGAGGCCCACGGGAGCTCGGGCCACGTCACAGATGAGGAGGTGCTGCGTAAATCCTCCTGTACGCAAAACAGCCTGGACTCCTTCCGAGGCAGCTCGGACTCG TTCATCGACAGCGATGAGGACAACGACGGCTACGTGGACACGGACGAGGAGGTTTCCAATGGGAAAGTGAACGTGCTGAACGGCAGCGGGCCTCCGTACTTCCACGGCTACCTCTACATGAAGA GTGGCCTGATGATCCCGTGGCGTCGCCGCTGGTGTGTCCTGAAGGACGAGACCTTCATGTGGTTTCGGGCCAAGCAGGACTCCGTCAAATCCGGTTGGCTTTACAAGAAAGGAGGGGGCATGTCCACCTTGTCTCGGCGCAACTGGAAGATGCGCTGGTTTGTTTTGCGCGAGTCGAAGCTCATGTACTTTGACAACGACAGCgaagagaagctgaaaggaaccATCGATGTCCGCACGGCCAA GGAGATAGTGGACAATCATGAGAAGGAAAATGCCCTGAATGTTGTGACTGAGGAGAGGACTTACCACATCTATGCAGAGTCTCCAGAAGATGCCAG TGGTTGGTTCAACGTGCTGAGTCGGGTCCACAGCGCCAGCCAGGAGCAACTCATGGAGATGCACCACGAACAGGCCAACCcaaagaatgcagtg GGCACACTAGATGTGGGCTTGATAGATTCTGTTTGTGCATCCGACAACCccgacag ACCGAACTCGTTTGTGATCATCACGGCCAACCGGGTGATCcactgcaacacaaacacaccagaggAGATGCACCACTGGATCGGCCTGTTGCAGAAATCCAAGGGAGACTGCAAGGTGGACGGGCAGGAGTTCTTAGTCAGAG GCTGGTTACATAAAGAGATGAAGTCGGGAGCCAAAAGCTCTTCTCTCAAGCTGAAGAAGCGCTGGTTCGTTCTCACCACTAACTCCCTGGACTATTACAAGTCGTCAGAGCGCACCGCCTCCAAGCTGGGAACTCTGGTCCTCAACAGTCTCTGCTCTGTGGTCCAGCCAGACGAGAAGGTCTTCAAGGACACCG GTTACTGGAATATAATCGTCCACGGACGTAAACACTCCTACCGTCTATACACCAAAATGCTGAATGAAGCCATGCGCTGGGCGAACGCCATACAGGGAGCGATAGACAGCAAAGTTCCCATTGAAACGCCAACACAGCAACTCATCAGGGACATCAAG GAGAGCAGTTTGAACGTGGAGGCTGTGGAGCAGACATACTGGAGGAACCCCATCTTGAGATATACCCAGCATCCTTTGCACTCCCCTCTTCTACCTCTGCCCTATGGAGATGTCCGCATCCTTC TGCAAAAGGAAAAGGGTTATACCAGCCTGCAGGATGAAGCGGtgaagattttcaactcactgCAGGAGATGGAAGCTGTGTCGGACCCGGTCCCGATCATCCAGGGAATCCTACAGACCTGTCAAGACTTGAGGCCATTAAGGGACGAGGTTTACTGTCAGCTGATCAAACAAACCAATCACGTCCCGCACCCAAACAGTCCTGCCAATCGCGCCCACTGGCATCTCCTGGCCTGCATGTGCTGCACCTTCCTGCCCAGCCGAGGCATCCTGCGCTACCTCAAGTTTCACATCAAAAG GATCAAGGAGCTGTTTCCGGGCACCGAGATTGAAATGTTCGCCCATTTCATCGGGGAGTCTGTGAAGAAGACCAAGAACAGAGAGTTTGTTCCCTCTCAAGAGGAAATCATGGCACTGCTCACCAGACAGGAAATGACCACCACGGTGTACTGCCACGGAGGAGGCTCCTGCAAGATCTCCATTAACTCACACACCACCGCTGGAGAG GTGGTGGAGAAGCTAATCCGAGGTCTGGCTATGGAGGACAGCAGGAACATGTTTGCACTCTTTGAACACAACGACACCATCGACAGAGCTGTAGAAAGCAGGGTTCTTGTGGCTGATGTTTTGGCTAAATTTGAAAG ACATGCTGGCAGTGAGGATGCTGAGGATGAAGGCCAATGGAAACTCTATTTTAAACTCTACTGCTTCCTGGATGTGGAGAGCATGCTTAAAGAGGGAGTAGAGTTTGCATTCATGTTCGAGCAG GCCCACGAGAGTTTGACCCGGGGCCACTTCCCCGCCCGCGAGGAGACCCTGCAGCACTTGGCCGCCCTACGCCTGCAGTTTCTGTTTGGCGACAAAGCGAAGGTCGCCTGGAGCCTGGAAAGCGTCTATCCCGTGGGACGTCTGCGCAGTCGCATCCTTCAGTTCACCAAGGTGGGCGGGGCCTCGGGGTCGGGCCAGACGCTGGAGCGTCGGAGGACGAGCTTCCTGGACGGGACCCTGCGGCGGGGGTTGAAGACGGGCTCGATGAAGAAGCAGCgcatggaggaggagcagatgcTGGAGATGTGGATAAAGGAGGAGATGTCTTCCACCAGGGCCAGCATCGTGGAGAAATGGTCCCGCCTCAGTGGTCTGGACCAACACCAGGCCATGCTCAGATACATGACCGTCATCAAGGAGTGGCCTGGATATGGATCCACGCTGTTCGACGTGGAG TGCAAAGAAGGCGGCTTCCCTCACGATCTATGGTTGAGCGTGAGCGCTGAAAATGTGTCCGTCTACAAGAGAGGGGAGCCCAAGCCTCTGGAGACCTTCCCATATGAGCACATCATTTTCTTTGGCGCTCCGCAGCCCTGCACCTACAAGATCACTGTGGACGAGAGAGAGATGCTCTTTGAAACGCCGCAG GTTGGAGAGATCACGAAGATTATGAAAGCCTACATAAACATGATCGTGAAGAAGCGCTGCAGCGTCAAGTCCGTGTCCAGCTATGGAACCAACTGGATCCGGTGA